One Caulobacter segnis genomic window carries:
- a CDS encoding CocE/NonD family hydrolase, with protein sequence MSLVSKLRGGLLAAVAVSAFAAAAHAQVTAMTPDIDGKYVAAKVNYDYDKRVVMVPMRDGTKLYTVIVVPKGGKNLPIMLTRTPYNAAKRAARADSPRMVAAMPQGDEPFVADGGYIRVFQDIRGKYGSEGEYVMTRPLKGPLNSSEVDHSTDAYDTIDWLVKNVPETNGKVGMLGSSYEGFTVVMALVNPHPALKVAAPMSPMVDGWMGDDWFQYGAFRQINFDYFARQTTVRGAGEGVQRQGYDDYSNFLREGSAGDYAKNHGLDQLPWWKKLAEHTAYDSFWSEQALDKTMEKTPLKVPTMWIQGLWDQEDIWGAVHSYPALESKDTGNDKNYLVLGPWRHSQVNYDGYNLGPFKWDGDTALQFRRDVLKPFFDQYLKDGPKADTPPVLIYDPGQNKWNRYASWPQGGAQAKAGKALYLDAKGALSFTAPAAAKGAAAYDEYVSDPAKPVPYVQRPVQFADGDRWKAWLVSDQRHAESRTDVVTYVTEPLKEPLKIAGVPKVNLFASTSGTDSDWVVKLIDVFPDEVPSQPELGGYQLAVGMDIFRGRYRESFSEPKALTPNKPLKYQFILPTANYTFQPGHRIMVQVQSSWFPLYDRNPQTFVPNIFFAKPTDYVKATQRVFHAGDTASFIELPVVDAK encoded by the coding sequence ATGAGTCTCGTTTCCAAGCTGCGCGGCGGCCTGCTGGCCGCCGTGGCCGTTTCGGCGTTCGCCGCCGCCGCCCACGCGCAAGTCACGGCCATGACGCCGGACATCGACGGCAAGTATGTCGCCGCCAAGGTCAACTACGACTACGATAAGCGCGTGGTGATGGTGCCGATGCGCGACGGGACCAAGCTGTACACCGTCATCGTGGTCCCCAAGGGCGGCAAGAACCTGCCGATCATGCTGACCCGCACGCCCTACAACGCCGCCAAGCGCGCGGCGCGCGCCGACAGCCCGCGCATGGTCGCGGCCATGCCCCAGGGCGACGAGCCGTTCGTCGCCGACGGCGGCTACATCCGCGTCTTCCAGGATATCCGCGGCAAGTACGGCTCGGAAGGCGAGTACGTGATGACGCGTCCGCTGAAGGGGCCGCTGAACAGCTCTGAGGTCGATCACTCCACCGACGCCTACGACACCATCGACTGGCTGGTGAAGAACGTGCCCGAGACCAACGGCAAGGTCGGCATGCTGGGCAGCTCCTACGAGGGCTTCACCGTGGTGATGGCCCTGGTGAACCCGCACCCGGCCCTGAAGGTCGCCGCGCCGATGAGCCCGATGGTCGACGGCTGGATGGGCGACGACTGGTTCCAGTACGGCGCGTTCCGCCAGATCAACTTCGACTATTTCGCCCGCCAGACCACCGTGCGCGGCGCGGGCGAAGGCGTCCAGCGCCAGGGCTATGACGACTATTCCAACTTCCTACGCGAGGGCTCGGCCGGCGACTACGCCAAGAACCACGGTCTGGATCAGCTGCCCTGGTGGAAGAAGCTGGCCGAGCATACGGCCTATGACAGCTTCTGGAGCGAGCAGGCCCTCGACAAGACCATGGAAAAGACGCCGCTCAAGGTGCCGACCATGTGGATCCAGGGCCTGTGGGACCAGGAGGACATCTGGGGCGCGGTGCATTCGTACCCGGCGCTGGAGTCCAAGGACACGGGCAACGACAAGAACTACCTGGTGCTGGGCCCCTGGCGGCACAGCCAGGTCAACTACGACGGCTACAACCTGGGTCCGTTCAAGTGGGACGGCGACACCGCCCTGCAGTTCCGCCGCGACGTGCTGAAGCCCTTCTTCGACCAGTACCTGAAGGACGGCCCCAAGGCCGACACCCCGCCCGTGCTGATCTACGACCCGGGCCAAAACAAGTGGAACCGCTACGCGTCCTGGCCGCAGGGCGGCGCCCAGGCCAAGGCCGGCAAGGCCCTTTATCTCGATGCCAAGGGCGCTCTGTCCTTCACCGCGCCGGCGGCGGCCAAGGGCGCGGCGGCCTATGACGAGTACGTCTCGGACCCGGCCAAGCCCGTGCCCTATGTGCAGCGCCCGGTGCAGTTCGCCGATGGCGACCGCTGGAAGGCCTGGCTGGTCAGCGACCAGCGCCACGCCGAGAGCCGCACCGACGTCGTGACCTATGTCACCGAGCCGCTGAAGGAGCCGCTGAAGATCGCCGGCGTGCCCAAGGTGAACCTGTTCGCCTCGACCAGCGGCACGGACAGCGACTGGGTCGTCAAGCTGATCGACGTCTTCCCCGACGAGGTCCCCAGCCAGCCCGAACTGGGCGGCTATCAGCTGGCCGTGGGCATGGACATCTTCCGGGGTCGCTATCGCGAGAGCTTCAGCGAGCCCAAGGCCCTGACGCCCAACAAGCCGCTGAAGTACCAGTTCATCCTGCCGACCGCGAATTACACCTTCCAGCCGGGGCACCGTATCATGGTGCAGGTCCAGTCCAGCTGGTTCCCGCTCTACGATCGCAACCCGCAGACCTTCGTGCCGAACATCTTCTTCGCCAAGCCGACCGACTACGTGAAGGCGACGCAGCGGGTGTTTCACGCGGGCGACACGGCCAGCTTCATCGAGCTGCCGGTGGTGGACGCGAAATAG
- a CDS encoding serine hydrolase domain-containing protein, which translates to MRLRSALLAASLAGVLATPALAAPNDRKLDAEIERLRTAGKIPGVAVALIEDGKVARVVAKGVRNEKGDPLTPQTVMYAASITKATFAYYVMMLVDEGKLELDRPIAEYLPKPLPEYKAYADLAGDPRWRAITPRMLMTHSAGFPNFRWLNPDEKLDIKLDPGTRYAYSGEGINLMQFVIEQGLGLKVGEEMNRRLFQPLGMTRSSMVWRDDFAGDLADGQHEDGKWEAHDDRSSVKAAGSLDTTIADMGKLAAAMASGWGLSTQARAEFAKVSLPISSAHEFPPFATEENPDNARIGLGAGIGVVAFDGPQGHAFMKGGHNDITDNILVCVETGRRCVVILTNSGFGQRIFPRLVKAALGETGAPWAWEYGRLPPIAP; encoded by the coding sequence GTGCGTCTTCGTTCCGCTTTGCTGGCCGCGTCCCTGGCCGGCGTCCTGGCGACCCCGGCGCTCGCCGCGCCAAACGACCGAAAGCTGGACGCCGAGATCGAGCGGCTGAGAACGGCGGGCAAGATCCCCGGCGTCGCCGTGGCCCTCATCGAGGACGGCAAGGTCGCCCGCGTCGTCGCCAAGGGCGTGCGCAATGAGAAGGGCGATCCGCTGACGCCCCAGACCGTCATGTACGCCGCCTCGATCACCAAGGCGACCTTCGCCTACTACGTCATGATGCTGGTCGACGAGGGCAAGCTGGAGCTCGACAGGCCGATCGCCGAGTACCTCCCAAAGCCCCTGCCCGAGTACAAGGCCTATGCCGACCTGGCCGGCGACCCGCGCTGGCGCGCGATCACCCCGCGCATGCTGATGACCCACTCGGCGGGCTTTCCCAACTTCCGTTGGCTGAACCCGGACGAGAAGCTGGACATCAAGCTCGATCCCGGGACCCGCTACGCCTATTCCGGCGAGGGCATCAATCTGATGCAGTTCGTCATCGAGCAGGGCCTGGGTCTCAAGGTCGGCGAAGAGATGAACCGCCGCCTGTTCCAGCCCTTGGGCATGACCCGCTCCAGCATGGTCTGGCGGGACGACTTCGCGGGTGACCTCGCCGACGGCCAGCACGAGGACGGCAAGTGGGAAGCCCACGACGACCGCTCCAGCGTCAAGGCCGCCGGCTCGCTGGACACGACGATCGCCGACATGGGCAAGCTGGCGGCGGCCATGGCCTCGGGCTGGGGCCTGTCGACCCAGGCGCGAGCCGAGTTCGCCAAGGTCAGCCTGCCGATCTCCAGCGCCCACGAGTTTCCGCCCTTCGCGACGGAAGAGAACCCGGACAACGCCAGGATCGGCCTGGGCGCGGGGATCGGCGTCGTGGCTTTCGATGGCCCGCAGGGCCACGCCTTCATGAAGGGCGGCCACAACGACATCACCGACAACATCCTGGTCTGCGTCGAGACCGGCCGACGCTGCGTGGTGATCCTGACCAACAGCGGGTTCGGACAGCGGA
- the purL gene encoding phosphoribosylformylglycinamidine synthase subunit PurL: protein MSTPQKPMAELAAEFGLKPAEYDVVLKRLGREPNLVELGVFSVMWSEHCSYKSSKNQLKKFPIDGPRVICGPGENAGVIDIGDGDAIIFKMESHNHPSYIEPYQGAATGVGGIMRDVFTMGARPIALLNALRFGDPEHPKTKRLVDGVVAGIAGYGNCVGVPTVAGETNFHKGYNGNILVNAMCVGLAKADSIFYSAAPGPGLAVVYFGSKTGRDGIHGATMSSTEFTEDSEEKRPTVQVGDPFAEKLLIEATLELMATGAVAAIQDMGAAGLTSSSVEMAGKGGVGIELNMDMVPQRETGMSAYEMMLSESQERMLAVLKPGREQDGHAIFEKWGLDAAVIGYTTDTGRLVLKHHGETVCDVPLAPLFDDAPLYDRPWVQPKLDARLDPGQIPAPIDWNQAVLKIVGCPDMASKRWLWEQYDRHVMADTLEDSATGCDAGIVRIHGSGKAIAVTSDCTPRYVQADPYEGGKQAVAEAWRNLTAAGALPIAITDNLNFGSPEKPETMGQIVRATDGMAEACRALDFPVVSGNVSLYNETNGVAIPPTPTVGALGLLEDYDLRTGFGGVTEGDTLVLIGETHGELGASIYLREILGREDGAPPPVDLALERKNGDFVRGLISSGLVAGVHDLSDGGLLVAAADIALASKVGVTLNATSQAHAHPYLLGEDQARYLIATPDPDAVLEAAKEAGVHANVAGVAGGNDFASKDLFSVSLEALRTAHEAWLPGYMNAPKA, encoded by the coding sequence ATGAGCACGCCCCAAAAGCCCATGGCCGAACTGGCCGCCGAGTTCGGCCTGAAACCCGCCGAATATGACGTCGTCCTGAAGCGACTGGGCCGCGAGCCCAACCTCGTGGAACTGGGCGTGTTCTCGGTGATGTGGTCCGAGCACTGCTCGTACAAGTCCTCGAAGAACCAGCTGAAGAAGTTCCCGATCGACGGGCCACGCGTGATCTGCGGTCCGGGCGAGAACGCCGGCGTCATCGACATCGGCGACGGCGACGCGATCATCTTCAAGATGGAGAGCCACAACCACCCCTCGTACATCGAGCCCTATCAGGGCGCGGCGACGGGCGTGGGCGGCATCATGCGCGACGTCTTCACGATGGGCGCGCGACCGATCGCTCTCTTGAACGCCCTGCGCTTCGGCGATCCGGAACATCCCAAGACCAAGCGCCTGGTGGACGGCGTGGTCGCCGGCATCGCTGGCTACGGCAACTGCGTGGGCGTGCCGACGGTCGCGGGCGAGACCAATTTCCACAAGGGCTACAACGGCAACATCCTGGTCAACGCCATGTGCGTGGGCCTGGCCAAGGCTGACAGCATCTTCTACTCGGCCGCCCCCGGCCCGGGCCTGGCGGTCGTCTATTTCGGCTCCAAGACCGGCCGCGACGGCATTCACGGCGCGACCATGTCCTCGACCGAGTTCACCGAGGACTCCGAAGAGAAGCGCCCCACCGTCCAGGTCGGCGACCCCTTCGCCGAGAAGCTGCTGATCGAGGCCACCCTGGAGCTGATGGCGACCGGCGCGGTCGCCGCCATCCAGGACATGGGCGCCGCCGGCCTCACCTCCTCGTCGGTCGAGATGGCCGGCAAGGGCGGCGTCGGCATCGAGCTGAACATGGACATGGTCCCGCAGCGCGAAACCGGCATGAGCGCCTACGAGATGATGCTGTCGGAAAGCCAGGAGCGCATGCTGGCGGTCCTGAAGCCCGGCCGCGAGCAGGACGGCCACGCCATCTTCGAGAAGTGGGGCCTGGACGCCGCCGTCATCGGCTACACCACCGACACCGGCCGCCTGGTGTTGAAGCACCACGGCGAGACGGTCTGCGACGTGCCGCTGGCCCCGCTGTTCGACGACGCGCCGCTGTATGACCGTCCGTGGGTCCAGCCCAAGCTGGACGCCCGCCTCGACCCCGGCCAGATCCCGGCGCCGATCGACTGGAACCAGGCGGTCCTGAAGATCGTCGGCTGCCCCGACATGGCCTCCAAGCGCTGGCTGTGGGAGCAGTACGACCGCCACGTGATGGCCGACACCCTGGAAGACAGCGCCACGGGCTGCGACGCCGGCATCGTCCGCATCCACGGCTCGGGCAAGGCCATCGCCGTGACCAGCGACTGCACCCCGCGCTACGTCCAGGCCGATCCGTACGAGGGCGGCAAGCAAGCCGTCGCCGAGGCCTGGCGCAACCTGACCGCCGCCGGCGCCCTGCCGATCGCCATCACCGACAACCTGAACTTCGGCAGCCCCGAGAAGCCCGAGACCATGGGCCAGATCGTGCGCGCCACCGACGGCATGGCCGAGGCCTGCCGCGCGCTGGACTTCCCGGTCGTGAGCGGCAATGTCAGCCTCTACAACGAGACCAACGGCGTCGCCATTCCGCCGACCCCGACCGTCGGCGCCCTGGGCCTCTTGGAAGACTACGACCTGCGCACCGGCTTCGGCGGAGTCACCGAGGGCGACACCCTGGTGCTGATCGGCGAGACGCACGGCGAGCTGGGCGCCTCCATCTATCTGCGCGAGATCCTGGGCCGCGAGGACGGCGCCCCGCCGCCGGTCGACCTGGCGCTGGAGCGCAAGAACGGCGACTTCGTGCGCGGGCTGATCAGCTCGGGCCTGGTGGCTGGCGTCCACGACCTGTCGGATGGCGGCCTGCTGGTCGCCGCGGCCGACATCGCCCTGGCCAGCAAGGTCGGCGTCACCCTGAACGCCACCAGCCAGGCTCACGCTCACCCGTACCTGCTGGGCGAGGACCAGGCCCGCTACCTGATCGCCACGCCCGATCCCGACGCGGTGCTGGAAGCGGCCAAGGAAGCCGGAGTCCATGCCAACGTGGCCGGCGTCGCCGGCGGGAACGACTTCGCCTCGAAGGACCTTTTCAGCGTCTCCCTGGAGGCTCTGCGCACGGCCCACGAAGCCTGGCTGCCGGGCTACATGAACGCGCCCAAGGCCTGA
- a CDS encoding type II toxin-antitoxin system VapB family antitoxin: MAFSIKDPGTDRIVRNLARHTGLGLTETVRVAVENELKRRGADTRTIDEKVADFVRRLDRRDLGPDTGLSREEIEAEMYDEYGLPR, from the coding sequence ATGGCCTTCAGCATCAAAGATCCTGGCACCGATCGTATCGTCCGAAACCTGGCTCGCCATACGGGACTCGGTTTGACTGAAACCGTACGCGTCGCGGTGGAGAATGAGCTCAAGCGGCGAGGCGCGGACACTCGCACGATCGATGAGAAGGTCGCCGACTTCGTGCGTCGGCTCGACAGGCGGGACCTTGGGCCAGATACCGGACTTAGCCGCGAAGAGATCGAAGCCGAGATGTACGACGAGTATGGGCTGCCGCGCTGA
- a CDS encoding peptidylprolyl isomerase, which produces MNLDRRTVLAGLGVLGAAAPLTAAARERTVRVRLVTERGTIILALYPDRAPITVANFLAYADKGLMKGGSFYRTVSPKNDNNPATISVIQGGLGAGGERLPPIPLETTRRTGLRHTDGVISMARDTPGSATSEFFICLGDSPALDFGGARNKDGQGFAAFGKVVEGMDVVRSIHDAATEAQADDPYMKGQMIEKPVRILELSRN; this is translated from the coding sequence ATGAACCTCGATCGCCGCACCGTCCTGGCCGGGTTGGGTGTCCTTGGGGCGGCTGCGCCGCTGACGGCCGCCGCTCGCGAGCGGACAGTGCGGGTCCGGCTGGTCACTGAGCGAGGAACGATCATCCTGGCCCTCTATCCCGACCGCGCGCCGATCACCGTGGCCAACTTCCTGGCCTATGCCGACAAGGGCCTGATGAAGGGCGGGAGCTTCTACCGGACCGTTTCGCCGAAGAACGACAATAACCCGGCCACCATTAGCGTCATCCAGGGCGGGCTGGGCGCCGGCGGCGAACGCCTGCCGCCGATCCCGCTGGAGACGACCCGGCGCACCGGTCTGCGGCATACGGACGGCGTGATCTCGATGGCGCGCGACACGCCCGGCTCGGCGACGTCGGAGTTCTTCATCTGCCTGGGCGACAGTCCGGCGCTGGACTTCGGCGGCGCGCGCAACAAGGACGGCCAGGGCTTCGCGGCCTTCGGCAAGGTGGTCGAGGGCATGGACGTGGTCCGGTCCATCCACGACGCCGCCACCGAAGCGCAGGCCGATGATCCCTATATGAAGGGGCAAATGATCGAGAAACCCGTGAGAATCCTTGAGCTTAGCCGGAATTAA
- a CDS encoding BolA/IbaG family iron-sulfur metabolism protein encodes MPMSHAELEARLTAAFPDSEIVLTDLAGDNDHWKARIVSPAFKGLPRVRQHQLVNKALADVLGGTLHALALETAAPAE; translated from the coding sequence GTGCCCATGTCCCATGCCGAACTCGAGGCTCGCCTCACCGCGGCCTTTCCCGACTCCGAGATCGTGCTGACCGACTTGGCCGGCGACAACGATCACTGGAAGGCCCGCATCGTTTCGCCCGCCTTCAAGGGCCTGCCCCGCGTGCGCCAGCACCAGCTGGTCAACAAGGCTCTGGCCGACGTGCTGGGCGGAACCCTGCACGCCCTGGCCCTCGAAACCGCCGCCCCGGCCGAATAG
- a CDS encoding M20/M25/M40 family metallo-hydrolase, whose translation MNALSRPLALIAAAVLSIAAAPAFAGPGDKALEDVRILSADDMQGRLVGTPGSEKARAYILSRFAEIGLSPIGERFEQPFEFAKRDGTKVRGTNLVARIKGTEGGKALVVSAHYDHLGVRDGQIYNGADDNASGVAGLLAVAEAFQAKPPKHDVILAVVDAEEGGLRGARAFAAAPPVPLTTIALNVNFDMLSKNPKNELYVAGTAPFPYLKPILVKVATTAPVTLKLGHDTDADGKENNWTNQSDHYAFGEKGVPWVYFGVEDHPEYHKPTDDFATVPQDFFKRSVATVVQASLALERELDGVAKASGR comes from the coding sequence ATGAACGCTCTTTCTCGTCCACTGGCGCTGATCGCCGCCGCCGTCCTCTCCATCGCCGCCGCGCCCGCCTTCGCGGGGCCGGGCGACAAGGCCCTGGAGGACGTCCGCATCCTCTCGGCCGACGACATGCAGGGCCGCCTGGTCGGCACGCCGGGTTCGGAGAAGGCGCGGGCCTACATCCTGTCGCGCTTCGCCGAGATCGGCCTCTCGCCCATCGGCGAACGGTTCGAGCAGCCGTTCGAGTTCGCCAAGCGTGACGGGACCAAGGTCCGGGGGACCAATCTGGTCGCCCGTATCAAGGGGACCGAGGGTGGCAAGGCGCTGGTCGTCTCGGCCCACTACGACCACCTCGGCGTCCGCGACGGCCAAATCTACAATGGCGCGGACGACAACGCCTCGGGCGTGGCCGGCTTGCTGGCCGTGGCCGAGGCCTTCCAGGCCAAGCCGCCGAAGCACGACGTGATCCTGGCGGTGGTCGACGCCGAGGAAGGCGGCCTGCGCGGCGCCAGGGCGTTCGCGGCCGCCCCACCGGTCCCGCTGACGACCATCGCCCTGAACGTCAATTTCGACATGCTCAGCAAGAACCCGAAGAACGAGCTCTACGTCGCCGGGACCGCGCCGTTCCCGTATCTGAAGCCGATCCTGGTCAAGGTCGCCACGACCGCGCCGGTAACCTTGAAGCTGGGTCATGACACCGACGCAGACGGCAAGGAGAACAACTGGACCAATCAGTCCGACCACTACGCCTTCGGCGAGAAGGGCGTGCCATGGGTCTATTTCGGGGTCGAGGATCACCCCGAGTACCACAAGCCGACCGACGACTTCGCGACCGTGCCGCAGGACTTCTTCAAGCGCTCGGTGGCCACGGTGGTCCAGGCCAGCCTGGCCCTGGAACGCGAGCTGGACGGCGTGGCCAAGGCGTCGGGGCGCTAA
- a CDS encoding PAS domain-containing hybrid sensor histidine kinase/response regulator gives MNPAIVKDRIFKTAPTVALIVGAALAADYVLNVLLLRRPEHFTPLTTLAIAAVVATPLAYWLTSQRMRVERMRDDLADSVRAKQKAIEDAEEALAKYREADRLYRLLGDNLTDHVALWSPKGERLYSSPSIYRITGYGAEEFMALPPSAMVSAADFKRVQGIIRGLTPGGPPVSADYECFRKDGTAIWLESSYSLLGDGSKILLVTSRDITERKRLELDIAKALELAEGASAAKSDFLANMTHELRTPLTAIIGFAEVLRRSRGLNKTAARQVGHILDASHTLLSVVNDVLDFSRLEAGGLELDPGPFDPAAMASSCAALVEERATAKGIQVVVRTSESLRPMNLDGPRLSQVLLNFLSNAVKFTAHGAITVALSQVVEGDQALLRGEVIDTGIGISPDNREAIFDRFSQADAAVSRRFGGTGLGLAISRRIIERMDGRIGVDSVEGEGSTFWFEVRGPLAELPTLEAEAVSPLSAEAGVRLLLVEDNAVNRELIHVMLEPFGVEVETANDGVAGVEAMRQGHYDLVLMDVQMPVMDGLTATREIRAMEGARGAATPIVAMTANVLPEQIANCLAAGMDDHLGKPINPTKLLEVVARWSGRVHAT, from the coding sequence ATCAACCCGGCCATCGTGAAAGACCGGATCTTCAAGACCGCGCCGACGGTTGCTCTGATCGTGGGCGCGGCCCTGGCGGCTGACTACGTCCTGAACGTGCTCCTCCTGCGCCGTCCCGAGCACTTCACGCCGCTCACCACCCTGGCCATCGCCGCCGTCGTCGCCACGCCCCTGGCCTATTGGCTGACCAGCCAGAGAATGCGGGTCGAGCGGATGCGCGACGACCTGGCCGATAGTGTCCGGGCCAAGCAGAAGGCGATCGAGGATGCCGAGGAGGCTCTGGCCAAATACCGCGAGGCCGACCGCCTCTACCGGCTGCTGGGTGACAACCTGACCGACCATGTGGCGCTTTGGTCGCCGAAGGGCGAGCGCCTCTACAGCTCGCCCAGCATCTATCGGATCACGGGTTACGGGGCCGAGGAGTTCATGGCCCTGCCACCCTCGGCCATGGTCAGCGCGGCCGATTTCAAGCGCGTCCAGGGCATTATCCGGGGCCTGACGCCGGGCGGCCCGCCGGTCAGCGCCGACTACGAGTGCTTCCGCAAGGACGGGACGGCGATCTGGCTCGAAAGCTCGTATTCGCTGCTGGGGGATGGTTCGAAGATCCTGCTGGTCACCTCGCGCGACATCACCGAGCGCAAGCGCCTGGAGCTGGACATCGCCAAGGCCCTGGAACTGGCGGAGGGGGCCTCGGCGGCCAAGTCCGACTTCCTGGCCAACATGACCCACGAGCTGCGCACGCCCCTGACGGCGATCATCGGCTTCGCCGAGGTGCTGCGGCGCTCACGCGGGCTGAACAAGACCGCCGCCCGCCAGGTCGGCCACATCCTGGACGCCAGCCATACCCTGCTCAGCGTCGTCAACGACGTGCTGGACTTCTCGCGGCTGGAGGCGGGCGGGCTGGAGCTGGATCCGGGGCCGTTCGATCCGGCCGCCATGGCCTCGTCCTGCGCGGCCCTGGTGGAGGAACGCGCGACGGCCAAGGGCATCCAGGTGGTCGTCCGGACGAGCGAGTCCCTGCGCCCCATGAACCTGGACGGGCCGCGCCTGTCCCAGGTGCTGCTGAACTTCCTGTCGAACGCGGTGAAGTTCACCGCCCATGGCGCCATCACCGTGGCGCTGAGCCAGGTGGTCGAGGGCGACCAGGCCCTGTTGCGCGGCGAGGTGATCGACACCGGCATCGGCATCTCGCCCGACAATCGCGAGGCCATTTTTGACCGCTTCTCGCAGGCCGACGCGGCGGTTTCGCGCCGGTTCGGGGGCACGGGCCTGGGCCTGGCCATCTCGCGACGGATCATCGAACGGATGGACGGCAGGATCGGCGTCGACAGCGTCGAGGGGGAGGGTTCCACCTTCTGGTTCGAGGTGCGCGGCCCACTGGCCGAATTGCCCACGCTCGAGGCCGAGGCGGTCTCACCCTTGAGCGCCGAGGCGGGCGTGCGCTTGCTGCTGGTCGAGGACAACGCCGTCAATCGCGAGCTGATCCACGTCATGCTGGAGCCATTCGGCGTCGAGGTGGAGACCGCCAACGATGGCGTGGCCGGCGTCGAGGCCATGCGCCAGGGCCACTACGACCTCGTGCTGATGGACGTGCAGATGCCGGTGATGGACGGCTTGACCGCCACCCGCGAGATCCGCGCCATGGAAGGCGCGCGAGGCGCGGCCACCCCGATCGTGGCCATGACCGCCAATGTCCTGCCCGAGCAGATCGCCAATTGCCTGGCGGCCGGCATGGACGACCACCTGGGCAAGCCGATCAACCCGACCAAGCTGCTGGAGGTGGTGGCGCGGTGGTCGGGCCGGGTTCACGCGACCTAG
- a CDS encoding type II toxin-antitoxin system VapC family toxin has product MVIDSSAMIAIESGEPEREAFLSAILSADTRLISAASYVECVAVMARRRPKSAAAVTVAATFRDLELVIVEVTVEQSRIAAQALEDYGRTRHPAGLNYGDSFVYALAKVTGEPLLFKGDDFALTDVVAAAY; this is encoded by the coding sequence ATGGTCATCGACAGTTCGGCGATGATCGCGATCGAGAGCGGGGAACCCGAACGTGAAGCTTTCCTGAGCGCCATTCTGTCGGCGGACACGCGTCTCATCTCAGCCGCGAGTTATGTGGAATGCGTCGCGGTGATGGCGCGTCGCCGTCCAAAGTCGGCGGCCGCGGTGACGGTCGCGGCGACTTTTCGGGATCTCGAACTCGTCATTGTCGAGGTCACCGTGGAGCAATCGCGGATCGCCGCCCAGGCGCTGGAAGATTACGGCCGCACGCGCCATCCCGCCGGCCTGAACTACGGCGACAGCTTCGTCTACGCCCTGGCCAAGGTCACGGGCGAGCCATTGCTGTTCAAGGGTGACGACTTCGCGCTGACCGACGTGGTCGCCGCCGCCTACTAG
- the grxD gene encoding Grx4 family monothiol glutaredoxin yields MTDVASSPALDFIAKTVAEHPVVVFMKGVPDQPRCGFSSVVVQILDHLGVEFVGVDVLQDDDLRQGVKTFTDWPTIPQLYVKGEFLGGSDIVREMFQSGELKTLFVEQGLIAA; encoded by the coding sequence ATGACCGACGTCGCCTCCTCCCCCGCCCTGGACTTCATCGCCAAGACCGTCGCCGAGCATCCGGTGGTGGTGTTCATGAAGGGCGTCCCGGACCAGCCGCGCTGCGGCTTCTCGTCGGTCGTCGTTCAGATCCTCGACCATCTGGGCGTCGAGTTCGTCGGCGTCGACGTGCTGCAGGACGACGACCTGCGCCAGGGCGTCAAGACCTTCACCGACTGGCCGACCATCCCGCAGCTGTACGTGAAGGGCGAATTCCTGGGCGGCAGCGACATCGTCCGCGAGATGTTCCAGTCTGGCGAGCTGAAGACCCTCTTCGTCGAGCAGGGCCTCATCGCCGCGTGA
- a CDS encoding acyl-CoA thioesterase, protein MSRLFVPPSDAYSLTFEPKASDIDANGHVNNVVYLAWAQDLAIAHWEAWASDEQRAPWSWVARRHEIDYRRELLPGEIATGYTWVGELKGPRFERYVRIDGPDGEMCAQSRTDWVLIDIAAKRPARVLPWMIERFTPKG, encoded by the coding sequence GTGAGTCGGCTCTTCGTTCCGCCAAGCGACGCCTATTCCCTGACCTTCGAGCCCAAGGCGTCGGACATCGACGCCAACGGCCACGTCAACAACGTGGTTTACCTGGCCTGGGCCCAGGACTTGGCCATCGCCCACTGGGAAGCCTGGGCCAGCGACGAGCAGCGCGCGCCCTGGAGCTGGGTCGCGCGCCGCCACGAGATCGACTATCGCCGCGAACTGCTGCCGGGCGAGATCGCCACGGGCTACACCTGGGTCGGCGAGCTGAAGGGCCCGCGCTTCGAGCGCTATGTCCGCATCGACGGCCCGGACGGCGAGATGTGCGCCCAGAGCCGCACCGACTGGGTGCTGATCGACATCGCCGCCAAGCGCCCCGCCCGCGTCCTGCCGTGGATGATCGAGCGCTTCACGCCAAAGGGGTGA